A window of Bacillus sp. DX3.1 genomic DNA:
GATCGATATCAAGCATAACGCCTTGTGCACCTTCAAATAATACACGGCGTCCTTCATCTAACGCATCATTTAAGACAACAGATGTATCACATACATATTGTGCGATTTGTTGACCGTACTCATAATATTCTTCAAAAATTTCTTCAGCAGTGAAACCTTCAGCATCGTACATTTTTTCAAACAAACGATTCTTATCTGCAAGGTTACGCTCAAGCTTTTCTTTAAATGATTCACGATCTAAAAGATCAGCCATACGGATACCAATACGAGCAGCTTTATCCATATATGCAGGACCGATACCTTTTTTCGTTGTACCAATTTTATTATCACCTTTACGATCTTCTTCTAACTCATCTTGTTTTAAATGATAAGGTAAGATAACGTGTGCACGGTTACTAATACGTAAATTATCAGTGCTCACACCACGATCGTGTAAGTATTTTAATTCTTCAAGCAATGCTTTTGGATCTACTACCATACCGTTTCCGATAACACAAATTTTTTCTTTATAGAAAATACCAGATGGAATTAAGTGCAATTTATACTTTACACCGCCAAAAACGATTGTATGTCCTGCATTATTCCCACCTTGATATCTTGCAACTACTTCCGCATGTTCAGAAAGGAAATCAGTAATTTTACCTTTTCCTTCGTCGCCCCACTGTGTTCCTACAACTACTACTGAAGACATTATTCAAGCACCTCCGCAATTTTCAAACGATCTTTTCAAACAATATAATTGTACCAAAATGAAAAGAGAAGTCAATTTGAAAACGAACATTTTTTAAACTTTTATCATTTTCGTTCGTAAGAATTCTTTGTTTCCGCTGTGAAAGCCCTATCTTTTATACACAAAAAAAGAAACACATCTTATTATAAGAAATGTGTTTCTTTTTTATACTTTCCCTATGCCGGCGGTGCATGTCCATCATCAAAACGGCGCTCTAAGTTTACGAATTTGTTAAATTCCTTCACAAACGCAAGCTCTACAGAACCTACCGGACCATTACGTTGCTTTGCAATAATAATTTCAATCGTATTTTTATTTTCCGTTTCACGATCATAGTAATCTTCACGATATAAGAACGCTACAATATCAGCATCCTGCTCGATACTTCCTGATTCACGAATATCAGACATCATCGGACGTTTATCTTGACGAGATTCAACGCCACGAGATAGCTGAGATAAGGCAATAACTGGAACTTGTAACTCACGCGCGAGCCCCTTTAGTGTACGTGAGATTTCAGATACTTCTTGTTGACGGTTTTCACCTGATTTTCCGCTACCTTGAATCAACTGCAAGTAATCAATTAGGATCATCCCAAGGCCATGTTCTTGTTTTAATCGACGGCATTTCGCACGAATCTCACTCACACGAATACCTGGTGTATCATCAATAAAAATCCCGGCATTTGAAAGACTTCCCATTGCCATCGTCAATTTTGCCCAGTCATCTGAATTTAATGAACCCGTACGTAGCCGCTGTGCATCGATATTTCCTTCCGCACAAAGCATACGCATAACAAGCTGATCAGAACCCATCTCTAAACTGAAAATCGCAACATTCTCATCTGTTTTCGTAGCTACGTTCTGTGCAATGTTTAACGCAAAAGCCGTTTTCCCTACTGATGGACGGGCTGCTACAATAATTAAATCATTACGCTGAAATCCCGCTGTCATTCGATCTAATTCAGTAAAACCAGTGGGGATACCTGTAATATCACCCTTTTGATTATGCAATAATTCAATTTTATCGTAAGCAGTTACGAGAACATCTTTAATGTTTTGGAAGGCTTTTGTATTAGTTTGCTGTGATACCTCTAATATCTTTTTTTCCGCCTCATTTAAAAGCGCCTCTACATCGTCTTCCCGTTCATAGCCATCTGACACAATGTGCGTTGCCGTTCGAATCAAACGACGCAAAAGTGATTTTTCTGCAATAATGCGTGCATAGTACTCTACGTTAGCAGCTGTCGGAACAGCTTCTGCTAATTCTGCTAAATAAGAAACACCGCCAACTTCCTCTAATAGCCCTTGGTCAGCAAGTGATGCTGTTGCCGTAACTAAGTCAATTGGTTCTCCTTTATCAGATAGTTCAAGCATAATTTGAAAAATCTTCTGGTGTGCCGTTCGATAGAAAGCCTCAGGCAGCAGCATTTCTGAAGCTGAAGTTAACGCTTCTTGATCGAGAAAAATAGCCCCTAAAACAGCCTGTTCAGCCTCTATATTATGCGGAGGGGTACGATCAGCAAATACGTCACTCATACGCAATCCTCCTTGCCTAAACTATTTTTATTGTTCACTAACATGAACTTTTACTGTCGCTGTTACTTGTGGATGTAATTTCACAAGTACATTTGTATATCCTAGTGCGCGAATTGCATCATCCATTTCAAATTTACGTTTATCAAGCTTAA
This region includes:
- a CDS encoding adenylosuccinate synthase, translated to MSSVVVVGTQWGDEGKGKITDFLSEHAEVVARYQGGNNAGHTIVFGGVKYKLHLIPSGIFYKEKICVIGNGMVVDPKALLEELKYLHDRGVSTDNLRISNRAHVILPYHLKQDELEEDRKGDNKIGTTKKGIGPAYMDKAARIGIRMADLLDRESFKEKLERNLADKNRLFEKMYDAEGFTAEEIFEEYYEYGQQIAQYVCDTSVVLNDALDEGRRVLFEGAQGVMLDIDQGTYPFVTSSNPVAGGVTIGSGVGPSKIKHVVGVCKAYTSRVGDGPFPTELNDEIGHQIREVGREYGTTTGRPRRVGWFDSVVVRHARRVSGLTDLSLNSIDVLTGIPTVKICTAYKYNGEVIDEFPANLNILAKCEPVYEELPGWTEDITGMRTLAELPENARHYVERVSQLTGIPLSMFSVGPDRNQTNIVRNVYGI
- the dnaB gene encoding replicative DNA helicase, with the translated sequence MSDVFADRTPPHNIEAEQAVLGAIFLDQEALTSASEMLLPEAFYRTAHQKIFQIMLELSDKGEPIDLVTATASLADQGLLEEVGGVSYLAELAEAVPTAANVEYYARIIAEKSLLRRLIRTATHIVSDGYEREDDVEALLNEAEKKILEVSQQTNTKAFQNIKDVLVTAYDKIELLHNQKGDITGIPTGFTELDRMTAGFQRNDLIIVAARPSVGKTAFALNIAQNVATKTDENVAIFSLEMGSDQLVMRMLCAEGNIDAQRLRTGSLNSDDWAKLTMAMGSLSNAGIFIDDTPGIRVSEIRAKCRRLKQEHGLGMILIDYLQLIQGSGKSGENRQQEVSEISRTLKGLARELQVPVIALSQLSRGVESRQDKRPMMSDIRESGSIEQDADIVAFLYREDYYDRETENKNTIEIIIAKQRNGPVGSVELAFVKEFNKFVNLERRFDDGHAPPA